A DNA window from Acetobacter aceti NBRC 14818 contains the following coding sequences:
- the dksA gene encoding RNA polymerase-binding protein DksA, translated as MLTLPPDYVPSEKEEFMNPLQVEYFRQKLVKWRNELLKEAGGTLASLSEGGIHEADVTDRASVETDRALELRTRDRARKLIGKINQALLRIENNAYGYCEETGEPIGLKRLEARPIATLSIEAQERHERMEKIHRDD; from the coding sequence ATGCTGACACTTCCTCCGGATTATGTGCCTTCTGAAAAAGAAGAGTTCATGAATCCCCTGCAGGTTGAATATTTCCGCCAGAAACTGGTTAAATGGCGCAATGAACTGCTGAAAGAAGCAGGCGGAACACTCGCCAGTCTTTCCGAAGGCGGTATCCATGAAGCCGATGTGACGGACCGGGCCAGTGTCGAGACGGACCGCGCTCTCGAGCTTCGCACACGCGATCGCGCGCGCAAACTGATTGGGAAAATCAATCAGGCGCTTCTTCGTATCGAAAACAATGCCTACGGATATTGTGAGGAGACCGGCGAACCTATCGGCCTCAAGCGCCTGGAAGCCCGCCCCATCGCCACCCTGTCGATCGAGGCGCAGGAGCGTCATGAGCGGATGGAAAAGATCCATCGCGACGATTGA
- a CDS encoding flagellar assembly protein FliX, with amino-acid sequence MNRIGAIGYVSRGKPTAKTRQSKELSAFSVPSEQEVMNEQPVTSVAAPCLLSLQETEPQIQPRSERQMVTEWGGEALEALRKLQVAFLEGNAGTMALLAELEEIAERSPMVQLPAFRNLTTSIKVRVAIETAKMKRLVRRR; translated from the coding sequence GTGAACAGAATTGGCGCGATCGGCTATGTCAGTCGGGGAAAACCCACGGCAAAGACGCGGCAGTCAAAGGAGCTTTCAGCCTTTTCGGTGCCTTCCGAGCAGGAGGTCATGAATGAACAGCCTGTGACATCCGTGGCCGCACCCTGCCTTCTGTCACTTCAGGAGACGGAACCCCAGATTCAGCCCCGGTCTGAGAGGCAGATGGTCACCGAGTGGGGAGGGGAGGCGCTGGAGGCGCTGAGGAAACTTCAGGTCGCCTTTCTGGAAGGCAATGCGGGTACAATGGCGCTTCTCGCGGAACTGGAGGAGATTGCCGAACGGTCCCCCATGGTCCAGCTGCCCGCTTTCAGGAATCTGACTACGTCCATAAAGGTGCGGGTGGCCATCGAAACCGCCAAAATGAAGCGTCTCGTCAGGCGTAGATAG
- a CDS encoding flagellar basal body P-ring protein FlgI — protein sequence MTFFSRRPDAEHLKRVPLLSALFLAGFLLIQSFAANAALVRVKDIADFEGVRTNQLIGYGLVVGLHGTGDKLTNVLFTRETLISMLNRLGVNIRDREIQLQTHDVAAVMVTADLPAFSHGGGRIDVTVSATGDATDLTGGTLLVTPLMAADGEIYAVAQGSLATNAFSARGAAASIVHNIPTNGHIANGAVVEREVPVDLANRKQMHLSLRNPDFTTAGRIAQAINSSVGNIARVMDPRTISLDLTLKDSIPALSRIGDLLVEPDTLAKVVVDDASGTIVIGNDVRISTVAIAQGNLTIQVTETPIVSQPGPMSNGTTTVAPRTSINVNNGNNAKLGILRNGPALSDLVSGLNALGVGPRDMISILQAIKADGALQADLEVR from the coding sequence ATGACCTTTTTTTCTCGCAGGCCTGATGCGGAGCATCTGAAGAGGGTTCCTCTTCTGTCTGCCCTGTTTCTGGCAGGCTTCCTTTTGATACAGTCTTTTGCCGCCAATGCGGCGCTTGTTCGCGTCAAGGACATTGCTGACTTTGAAGGGGTCAGAACAAACCAGCTTATCGGTTACGGCCTTGTGGTCGGCCTGCATGGAACCGGCGATAAACTGACCAACGTCCTGTTTACCCGCGAAACACTCATCAGCATGCTCAACCGGCTGGGCGTGAATATCCGTGATCGTGAAATTCAGCTTCAGACGCATGACGTGGCAGCCGTTATGGTGACGGCTGATCTGCCAGCCTTTTCTCATGGCGGCGGTCGAATCGACGTGACAGTCTCAGCAACCGGCGACGCAACGGATCTGACAGGGGGCACCCTGCTTGTCACCCCGCTAATGGCGGCTGACGGAGAAATCTATGCTGTTGCGCAGGGCTCTCTCGCGACCAACGCCTTTAGCGCCCGAGGTGCGGCCGCCTCAATCGTCCACAACATCCCGACCAACGGTCACATAGCGAATGGCGCTGTTGTGGAGCGGGAAGTCCCGGTTGATCTCGCCAACCGAAAGCAGATGCATCTCTCCCTGCGTAACCCCGATTTCACGACGGCCGGACGCATCGCTCAGGCGATCAACAGTAGTGTGGGCAATATCGCCCGCGTCATGGATCCACGCACCATTTCGCTTGATCTGACATTAAAGGACAGCATTCCGGCACTATCGCGGATCGGCGATTTGCTGGTCGAACCCGACACGCTGGCAAAGGTCGTTGTAGACGATGCAAGCGGCACCATCGTGATCGGCAACGACGTTCGCATCAGCACGGTCGCGATTGCACAGGGTAACCTGACCATTCAGGTGACTGAAACGCCCATCGTTTCACAACCTGGCCCGATGTCAAATGGCACCACCACAGTCGCTCCACGCACCAGCATCAATGTCAACAATGGCAATAACGCTAAACTGGGCATACTCCGCAATGGTCCAGCACTCAGCGATCTTGTCTCCGGCCTGAACGCTCTGGGAGTTGGTCCTCGTGACATGATTTCGATCCTCCAGGCCATCAAGGCTGACGGAGCCCTGCAAGCTGATCTGGAGGTCCGATGA
- a CDS encoding rod-binding protein, which yields MSNEITNVTSSGYGTQSSSQKQAPDPKIWKTATDFEAMTIGEMLQPMFDTVDTSKGFFGGGVGESSFRPMLTTEMSKQIEKNGGLGLAPVVYHQMLEMQEKGSKK from the coding sequence ATGAGTAACGAAATCACGAATGTCACCTCGTCCGGTTACGGGACGCAGAGCTCATCGCAAAAACAGGCGCCAGATCCGAAAATATGGAAAACCGCCACTGACTTCGAGGCGATGACTATCGGCGAAATGCTCCAGCCAATGTTCGATACGGTTGACACCTCCAAGGGCTTCTTTGGCGGTGGCGTAGGAGAGTCGAGTTTCCGTCCTATGCTGACGACGGAGATGTCAAAACAGATCGAGAAAAATGGCGGCCTGGGACTGGCTCCGGTCGTGTATCACCAGATGCTTGAAATGCAGGAAAAAGGATCAAAAAAATGA
- a CDS encoding flagellar export chaperone FlgN, whose protein sequence is MTDQALAVIEKANALLEEENSFLKEGNVPAVIALLKRKEAVLAQLNSVTVECRRVAEEPEKPCCSEELPLATEKLNLTIENNRALLQQAMIAQKHIVQLLTASLSPPGNKTNYGKNGSYSTPRSTTGNAYRKNI, encoded by the coding sequence ATGACGGATCAGGCCCTTGCCGTCATCGAAAAAGCAAACGCCTTGCTGGAAGAAGAGAATTCATTTTTAAAGGAAGGCAATGTTCCTGCTGTAATCGCTCTCCTCAAACGCAAGGAAGCGGTGCTGGCCCAACTGAACAGTGTGACTGTTGAGTGCCGAAGGGTAGCAGAAGAGCCGGAAAAACCATGCTGCTCGGAAGAACTGCCTCTCGCTACAGAAAAATTAAATCTTACGATCGAAAATAATCGAGCGTTGCTTCAGCAGGCTATGATCGCACAGAAGCACATTGTGCAACTGCTTACGGCCTCGCTATCTCCTCCGGGAAACAAAACCAATTATGGCAAAAATGGTTCCTACAGCACGCCGCGTTCTACCACTGGCAACGCTTACAGAAAGAACATTTAG
- the mtnA gene encoding S-methyl-5-thioribose-1-phosphate isomerase, with amino-acid sequence MKINGVPYRSVWVDPTDHRTVCIFDQTRLPFALEILHLSSSEQVAHAIITMQVRGAPLIGAVAAYGLSLALSSDPSDEAMEREASMLAATRPTAINLRWAIERMLQKLRPMNSQDRVEAAYKEAGLICDEDVAQNEAIGRHGLELLRNIKNRKKAEERINILTHCNAGWIATVDWGTALAPIYMAHDEGLDVHVWVDETRPRNQGAALTAWELGSHGVPHTVIVDNAGGHLMQHGQVDIVIVGTDRVTANGDVANKIGTYLKALAARDNDVPFWVALPSTTIDWRVQDGLKEIPIEERSPLEVTAVTGLTKGGQVETVRITPEHSSAANPAFDVTPARLVTGLITERGCCNASGTGLRSLFPATTGQ; translated from the coding sequence ATGAAAATAAACGGTGTGCCTTACCGAAGTGTCTGGGTAGATCCGACAGATCACCGAACTGTCTGCATTTTTGATCAGACGCGCCTGCCATTCGCCCTTGAGATCCTGCATCTTTCTTCATCTGAGCAGGTGGCGCATGCCATTATTACAATGCAGGTCAGAGGCGCTCCGTTGATTGGTGCCGTGGCAGCCTATGGGCTGTCTCTGGCCCTTTCCTCAGATCCAAGTGATGAAGCCATGGAGCGTGAGGCGTCCATGCTGGCTGCCACACGCCCGACGGCCATCAATCTTCGGTGGGCCATTGAACGTATGCTTCAGAAACTTCGGCCAATGAACTCACAGGATCGAGTGGAAGCAGCCTATAAGGAAGCGGGACTGATCTGCGACGAAGACGTTGCCCAGAACGAAGCAATCGGCAGACATGGTTTGGAGCTGCTCCGAAATATCAAAAACAGGAAGAAAGCAGAAGAAAGAATCAACATCCTGACGCATTGCAACGCCGGATGGATAGCAACAGTGGACTGGGGAACAGCTCTCGCCCCCATCTATATGGCGCATGATGAAGGTCTTGATGTGCATGTGTGGGTGGATGAAACGCGGCCACGCAATCAGGGAGCGGCTCTGACCGCATGGGAACTTGGCAGCCACGGCGTACCACATACGGTGATAGTCGATAATGCAGGCGGCCACCTGATGCAGCACGGGCAGGTTGATATCGTCATTGTCGGAACTGATCGCGTCACAGCGAATGGAGATGTCGCCAACAAGATCGGGACCTATCTCAAAGCCCTCGCCGCCCGTGACAATGATGTGCCCTTCTGGGTAGCGCTTCCTTCCACAACCATCGACTGGCGGGTTCAGGATGGTCTGAAGGAGATCCCCATAGAGGAACGTTCGCCTTTGGAGGTCACTGCGGTCACAGGCCTCACCAAGGGCGGCCAGGTAGAAACGGTCCGCATCACCCCAGAGCATAGCTCCGCCGCGAATCCCGCTTTCGATGTGACGCCTGCCCGTCTTGTCACAGGGCTGATAACAGAACGCGGCTGCTGCAATGCAAGTGGAACAGGGCTGCGGTCACTCTTCCCAGCCACGACCGGGCAGTAG
- a CDS encoding DUF2272 domain-containing protein: MSKTAAFKPSVLFLALAATSCASQPHNNPEPAQTPVAQYRNQAGPLAYNPHVPDFASRNFTPFNRQDVVAISMREWRLFGMPVDDDDPELRPEPTVASVKPERAPGLWQRVGEYWWIGQDPQETESSWSGKYDADGRLFNFVHDGHYAWSAAFISYVMRVAGANDRFPYSPNHSTYINAAASGQSSGLRAHDPGSYVPKLGDLVCTGRGGSKSVRFASLPTSYGFPAHCGIVVATGQNGQPFGHQLSIIGGNIDDAVTLTHVPTDANGAIASADGHSYDSRYPWCAVLEVLYDAEQEPDAGQ; encoded by the coding sequence ATGAGCAAGACTGCGGCCTTCAAGCCCTCTGTGCTTTTTCTGGCTCTTGCGGCCACATCCTGCGCGTCCCAGCCACACAATAATCCGGAGCCTGCCCAGACGCCTGTTGCACAATACAGAAACCAGGCTGGCCCACTGGCGTACAATCCGCATGTGCCCGATTTTGCCTCCCGTAATTTCACGCCCTTTAACCGTCAGGATGTCGTAGCCATTTCCATGCGGGAATGGCGGCTGTTCGGTATGCCAGTTGACGATGATGACCCCGAGCTTCGGCCAGAACCCACTGTCGCCAGCGTAAAGCCGGAGCGGGCGCCCGGCCTGTGGCAGCGTGTTGGCGAATACTGGTGGATCGGACAGGACCCGCAGGAAACCGAATCCTCCTGGAGCGGCAAATATGACGCTGACGGCAGGCTGTTCAACTTCGTCCATGACGGACACTACGCCTGGTCAGCCGCTTTCATTTCCTATGTGATGCGTGTCGCAGGCGCCAATGACCGGTTTCCCTACTCGCCCAACCACTCGACCTATATCAACGCTGCGGCTTCTGGGCAGTCCAGTGGCCTGCGGGCCCATGATCCAGGCAGTTATGTTCCAAAGCTTGGTGACCTTGTCTGTACCGGACGCGGTGGCAGCAAGTCTGTCCGGTTCGCAAGCCTTCCTACATCGTATGGCTTTCCTGCGCATTGCGGGATCGTGGTCGCAACGGGTCAGAACGGACAGCCGTTCGGGCATCAGTTGAGCATTATCGGTGGCAACATTGATGACGCCGTTACGCTGACACATGTCCCGACTGACGCAAACGGTGCTATCGCATCAGCTGACGGTCACAGTTACGATTCACGCTATCCGTGGTGTGCCGTTCTGGAAGTGCTCTACGATGCCGAACAGGAACCGGACGCCGGTCAGTAA
- a CDS encoding rhodanese-like domain-containing protein produces MIKDVSPSDVWQALENDPGACLIDVRTPEEWQFVGIPDVSATGHSLYPISWQVMGGHVNGQFIEELRQAGIGETQKLYFICRSGARSRSAAMAAAREGFGQVFNVADGFEGPPDSEMHRGNTAGWKASGLPWRQN; encoded by the coding sequence ATGATCAAGGATGTAAGCCCGAGTGACGTCTGGCAGGCGCTGGAAAATGATCCGGGAGCCTGTCTGATCGACGTGCGCACTCCGGAAGAGTGGCAGTTTGTTGGTATCCCCGATGTCTCGGCAACAGGACACAGCCTGTATCCCATCAGCTGGCAGGTCATGGGCGGTCACGTAAACGGCCAGTTCATCGAGGAATTGCGTCAGGCCGGAATAGGCGAGACACAAAAACTCTACTTCATCTGCCGTTCAGGAGCGCGTAGTCGTTCAGCAGCAATGGCTGCTGCCAGAGAGGGGTTTGGGCAGGTTTTCAATGTCGCTGACGGCTTTGAGGGACCACCGGACTCAGAGATGCACCGTGGAAATACCGCAGGCTGGAAAGCTTCCGGGCTGCCCTGGCGGCAGAACTGA
- a CDS encoding cysteine synthase A: MTPTSNSLPFPGWTTTSHDMAGAIGGTPLIRLTRASEATGCDIFGKAEFMNPGGSVKDRAALAIITDAEKRGVLKAGGTIVEGTAGNTGIGLTLVANARGYKSIIVMPETQSQEKIDFLRMIGADLRLVPAKPYRDEGNYVHVSRRIAEENGFVWANQFDNLANREGHRHTTAPEIWEQLDGRVDAFTCACGTGGTLAGTAFGLDDCAKKSGAKRPQIVLADPEGSGLYGWVKSNDLSVSGSSITEGIGQSRVTANLEGAPIDDAERIPDPEALEQIYSLLIHEGLSVGGSSGINVASAIRVARRLGPGHRIVTILCDGGARYQSKLFNPEFLRAKNLPVPFWLDK; encoded by the coding sequence ATGACTCCGACTTCAAATTCCCTGCCGTTTCCCGGCTGGACAACCACGTCGCATGATATGGCTGGCGCCATTGGGGGAACGCCGCTTATCAGGCTGACACGCGCTTCTGAAGCAACCGGGTGTGATATTTTCGGCAAGGCCGAGTTCATGAATCCGGGCGGATCGGTCAAGGATCGCGCTGCTCTGGCAATCATAACGGACGCAGAGAAACGTGGTGTGCTGAAGGCTGGCGGAACGATTGTCGAAGGCACTGCTGGCAACACCGGTATCGGCCTGACGCTTGTCGCCAATGCGCGTGGCTACAAAAGCATTATCGTCATGCCGGAAACCCAGAGTCAGGAGAAAATTGATTTTCTCCGCATGATCGGCGCTGATCTTCGCCTTGTGCCCGCAAAACCCTATCGGGATGAAGGCAATTACGTCCACGTATCGCGCCGTATTGCTGAAGAGAACGGTTTCGTCTGGGCCAACCAGTTCGACAACCTCGCCAACCGGGAAGGCCATCGCCACACGACTGCCCCCGAAATCTGGGAGCAGCTTGATGGCCGTGTAGATGCCTTCACCTGTGCCTGCGGAACGGGTGGAACACTGGCTGGCACGGCATTCGGTCTGGATGACTGCGCAAAAAAGTCAGGCGCGAAACGTCCGCAGATCGTTCTGGCCGATCCTGAAGGTTCTGGCCTGTATGGCTGGGTAAAGTCGAACGATCTTTCGGTCAGCGGCTCTTCCATCACCGAAGGCATCGGCCAGTCGCGTGTCACTGCCAATCTGGAAGGTGCCCCGATTGATGATGCGGAACGTATTCCTGACCCGGAAGCACTTGAGCAGATTTATAGCCTGCTCATCCATGAAGGCCTTTCTGTCGGCGGTTCTTCGGGTATCAACGTCGCTTCCGCCATTCGTGTCGCGCGTCGTCTCGGCCCGGGGCATCGTATCGTGACCATTCTCTGCGACGGTGGCGCACGCTATCAGTCCAAGCTGTTCAACCCGGAATTCCTGCGGGCCAAAAACCTGCCTGTTCCTTTCTGGCTCGACAAATAA
- a CDS encoding DUF2167 domain-containing protein, with the protein MLFGFSACRWIALALLIPLLSGAARSRDIENIEGRLKRLVAALKDAEASTQPSSSLVPIAGQGLLEVPEGTRFVPAEQTRAFLESVGNAHDVSIMGMIIPQNFYMDPDWMVVIRWNDLGFVDESRFKNLSDQQVIRSIKKTVTAQNKIRQKTGLPALYLKNLLLSPRCDTATHSAEYATDWTIEGLDREGVLFSRYFMGRSGIISFNFVGITRPLDAIYPIINPISQRFSYLTGHNYTDFDPAHDRRASFPHEIVFPSWQKTAGCMLVVAVLSWLKRRRNKKSL; encoded by the coding sequence TTGCTGTTCGGTTTTTCAGCCTGTCGCTGGATAGCGTTGGCGTTGCTGATACCGCTCCTGTCTGGAGCGGCCCGTTCCCGTGATATAGAGAATATTGAGGGGCGACTGAAACGGCTTGTGGCTGCCCTGAAAGACGCCGAAGCAAGCACCCAGCCCAGTTCATCACTTGTTCCGATAGCAGGTCAAGGTTTGCTCGAAGTGCCGGAAGGTACACGATTTGTCCCGGCGGAACAGACCAGAGCGTTTCTGGAATCTGTGGGTAATGCTCATGACGTTTCCATCATGGGAATGATCATTCCTCAGAATTTTTATATGGATCCTGACTGGATGGTTGTCATTCGCTGGAATGACCTCGGATTTGTCGATGAGAGCAGATTCAAAAATCTTTCTGACCAGCAGGTTATTCGTTCAATCAAAAAAACAGTAACTGCACAGAACAAAATTCGCCAGAAAACCGGACTTCCTGCTCTTTATCTGAAAAACCTGCTGCTTTCGCCTCGTTGCGATACCGCTACTCATTCTGCGGAATATGCAACAGACTGGACGATCGAAGGACTGGATAGGGAAGGCGTTTTATTCAGTCGCTATTTTATGGGACGCAGTGGAATTATTTCGTTTAATTTTGTGGGAATAACTCGTCCGTTAGACGCCATTTATCCCATTATAAACCCAATCAGTCAGCGTTTTAGTTATCTAACCGGGCATAATTATACCGATTTTGATCCAGCGCATGATCGCCGCGCGTCATTTCCTCATGAGATCGTTTTTCCATCATGGCAGAAGACGGCGGGCTGTATGCTGGTTGTGGCGGTGCTCTCCTGGTTAAAACGCAGACGAAATAAAAAGTCGCTATAA
- a CDS encoding phosphoserine transaminase, producing the protein MTVTAAPASTLQGKPQTRPANPAFSSGPCAKRPGWSLEGLSGALLGRSHRAPEGRARLGEVIDRSAAILGIPEGWRLGIVPGSDTGAVEMALWSLLGTRPVDVLAFESFSATWANDITAQLELDARVLKAEYGELPDLKAVDWSRDVVLAWNGTTSGVKFPDGEAIPADHDGLVICDATSAAFAMELPWEKLDVVTWSWQKVLGGEAAHGMLALSPRAVARLEAGPAPRPLPKIFRLTSKGKLIEGIFRGDTINTPSMLCVEDALDGLKWAEGAGGLKGLIARSRANLAAIEKWEATSNWAQFLAVEPNIRSNTAICLRIVAPWFVALDAETQTKAAKKIAGLLAKEGVAYDIASYRDAPPGLRIWGGATVETSDIEALLPWLDWAEAEVRAEFSA; encoded by the coding sequence ATGACTGTTACAGCAGCGCCCGCGTCCACCCTGCAGGGCAAGCCTCAGACACGCCCCGCCAACCCGGCATTTTCCTCAGGTCCGTGCGCCAAACGACCAGGCTGGTCGCTGGAGGGGCTTTCAGGTGCTCTCCTTGGTCGCTCCCACCGTGCTCCGGAAGGCCGGGCACGTCTTGGCGAGGTCATTGATCGTTCGGCAGCTATTCTTGGTATACCGGAAGGCTGGCGGCTCGGGATCGTTCCGGGTTCAGACACGGGTGCTGTCGAGATGGCGCTTTGGTCGCTGTTGGGCACGCGGCCCGTGGACGTCCTCGCGTTCGAGAGCTTTTCGGCAACATGGGCGAATGACATCACCGCGCAATTGGAACTCGATGCGCGTGTGTTGAAGGCTGAATATGGCGAACTGCCAGACCTGAAGGCCGTGGACTGGTCGCGGGATGTGGTCCTGGCATGGAACGGAACGACATCGGGTGTGAAATTCCCTGATGGTGAGGCTATTCCGGCTGACCATGACGGTCTGGTGATTTGCGATGCGACCTCGGCCGCTTTCGCCATGGAACTGCCGTGGGAGAAGCTCGATGTCGTGACGTGGTCATGGCAGAAAGTGCTGGGTGGCGAAGCGGCTCACGGTATGCTGGCCCTTTCGCCGCGTGCGGTCGCTCGACTTGAAGCCGGTCCGGCTCCGCGTCCACTGCCCAAGATTTTCCGTCTGACCTCAAAAGGCAAACTGATTGAGGGCATCTTCCGTGGTGACACGATCAACACGCCTTCCATGCTGTGTGTTGAAGATGCTCTGGATGGCCTGAAGTGGGCTGAAGGAGCCGGTGGCTTGAAAGGACTCATCGCCCGGAGCCGCGCCAACCTTGCTGCCATTGAAAAATGGGAAGCAACGTCTAACTGGGCGCAGTTCCTTGCTGTTGAGCCGAACATCCGTTCGAACACAGCGATCTGCCTGCGCATTGTTGCTCCGTGGTTTGTGGCGCTTGACGCGGAAACGCAGACAAAGGCGGCGAAGAAGATTGCCGGCCTGCTTGCCAAGGAAGGCGTCGCCTACGACATCGCCAGCTATCGTGACGCGCCGCCGGGTCTGCGTATCTGGGGTGGGGCGACGGTGGAAACCTCGGATATCGAGGCGCTTCTTCCGTGGCTGGACTGGGCTGAAGCGGAAGTAAGAGCTGAATTTTCTGCCTGA
- the grxB gene encoding glutaredoxin 2: MTRTLYVYEHCPFCVKARMIFGFKNIPVEIKYLLNNDEAGPIDMIGQKMLPILDEDGRFMGESLDIIAHIDGMGEKVLAGEPNPAIADWISSISKPLYKLMLPRVACAPLPEFATTAARAYFVKKKEPSAGQFCLLLEDGTDFLAALNSQLHVLAPLIRSEAAVNGVLSMDDIHLFAALHSLSVIKGVIYPPEVERYRQTMARLSGVPLMDDYAA, from the coding sequence GTGACCCGCACCCTTTATGTTTACGAGCACTGCCCGTTTTGCGTGAAAGCGCGCATGATCTTCGGTTTCAAGAACATTCCGGTCGAAATCAAATATCTGCTGAATAACGATGAAGCCGGTCCAATCGATATGATCGGTCAGAAAATGCTGCCCATTCTTGACGAGGATGGACGCTTCATGGGCGAAAGTCTGGATATCATCGCTCACATTGATGGAATGGGTGAAAAAGTGCTGGCCGGTGAGCCAAATCCGGCCATCGCAGACTGGATTTCGAGCATCTCGAAGCCGCTATACAAGCTGATGCTGCCGCGTGTGGCCTGTGCACCGCTGCCGGAATTCGCCACCACAGCAGCACGCGCCTATTTCGTAAAAAAGAAAGAGCCTTCAGCCGGGCAGTTTTGCCTTCTGCTGGAAGATGGCACTGATTTCCTTGCAGCACTCAATTCCCAGCTCCATGTGCTCGCCCCGTTGATTCGCTCCGAAGCCGCTGTAAACGGCGTGCTCTCCATGGATGACATTCACCTCTTTGCCGCGCTGCACAGCCTGTCCGTGATCAAGGGCGTGATCTATCCGCCGGAAGTGGAACGCTATCGTCAGACGATGGCGCGCCTCAGTGGGGTGCCGCTTATGGATGATTACGCAGCCTGA
- the argC gene encoding N-acetyl-gamma-glutamyl-phosphate reductase, with the protein MVSEPVVFIDGEAGTTGLEIRERLLSLPVKIHSIDPARRKDPQARAEAMQAADLVVLCLPDDASREAVEMIGQFSAQGKRAPKILDASTAFRTAPGWVYGFPELTADQPEAIMRADRVANPGCYPTGAIALLRPLIDAGVMRPDFPVTINAVSGYTGGGRNMIEEQERAGGPVFLLYGLSLAHKHLPEMRQHALLERRPIFVPSVGHFPRGMIVSIPVHMDLLVKGTTASDLRRILEERYAASSFVTVASPENTLVADTLAGSDGMELRVHADAEGRHVVLTARLDNLGKGASGAAIQNIALMLGISPT; encoded by the coding sequence ATGGTGTCCGAACCGGTTGTTTTTATTGATGGCGAGGCAGGCACGACCGGGCTCGAAATCCGTGAGCGCCTTCTTTCCCTGCCAGTAAAAATTCATTCCATCGATCCCGCTCGCCGCAAGGATCCGCAGGCGCGCGCCGAAGCCATGCAAGCTGCTGATCTGGTTGTTCTCTGTCTCCCCGATGATGCGTCACGGGAAGCTGTGGAGATGATCGGACAGTTCAGTGCACAAGGAAAACGTGCGCCGAAGATACTGGATGCCAGCACGGCCTTCAGAACGGCTCCGGGCTGGGTGTATGGCTTCCCGGAACTGACTGCCGATCAGCCTGAAGCCATCATGCGGGCTGACCGTGTCGCCAATCCGGGCTGCTATCCCACGGGAGCCATCGCCCTGCTGCGCCCGTTGATTGACGCAGGCGTGATGCGGCCGGACTTTCCCGTCACCATCAATGCCGTGAGCGGCTACACAGGTGGCGGCAGAAACATGATCGAGGAGCAGGAACGGGCAGGGGGGCCGGTCTTTCTGCTCTACGGGCTGAGCCTTGCCCACAAGCATCTACCGGAAATGCGTCAGCATGCTCTTCTGGAGCGTCGTCCGATTTTTGTCCCTTCGGTCGGACATTTCCCTCGGGGCATGATTGTGTCGATCCCGGTGCACATGGATCTGCTGGTGAAGGGAACCACAGCCTCGGATCTGCGTCGTATTCTGGAAGAGCGTTATGCTGCGTCTTCCTTCGTCACTGTCGCCTCACCAGAAAACACACTGGTTGCGGACACATTGGCGGGAAGCGATGGAATGGAACTGCGGGTTCATGCTGATGCCGAGGGGCGGCATGTCGTGCTGACGGCGCGGCTGGATAATCTGGGAAAAGGCGCTTCAGGAGCGGCAATCCAGAACATCGCCCTCATGCTTGGCATTTCCCCGACCTGA